The following proteins are encoded in a genomic region of Diabrotica virgifera virgifera chromosome 1, PGI_DIABVI_V3a:
- the LOC114334223 gene encoding uncharacterized protein LOC114334223, producing the protein MMNNSHIESGIQLFKRLNRKTCLEGINPHFFADGGPLPNQVIEITGDQRDKNDLLIDFIVKCILPNKYNPEWKSSGAVLILTEHQINILKIIKVIETHLKTNKILDSSKSILEMSLKNLTIFNCYSAEDLDITIINLERLILAKDNINLVVFDNISSYYWIAKQDINTLSYYQHSSNIFPKIFNVIKTLNVLLIFTRSKKANFGSKKSFPNVDYQINIEDREDHCKQVEVTDFAAKKSVSVKYKANIIVEFL; encoded by the coding sequence ATGATGAATAATAGTCACATTGAATCTGGAATTCAACTGTTTAAGAGACTCAACCGCAAAACATGTCTTGAAGGAATAAATCCTCATTTTTTCGCCGATGGGGGCCCTCTTCCCAACCAAGTTATAGAAATTACAGGAGACCAAAGGGACAAGAATGATCTGCTGATAGACTTTATTGTGAAGTGCATTTTACCTAACAAGTACAACCCAGAATGGAAATCATCGGGAGCTGTTCTCATACTCACTGAACATCAgataaatatcttgaaaattattaaagttatagaaacacatttaaaaacaaacaaaattttAGATTCATCTAAAAGTATACTGGAAATGTCACTGAAGAATTTGACAATATTCAACTGTTACAGTGCGGAAGATTTAGATATAACAATCATAAACCTAGAACGACTTATTCTAGCAAAAGACAATATAAATTTAGTTGTTTTTGATAATATTTCAAGTTACTACTGGATAGCCAAGCAAGATATTAACACTTTAAGCTACTACCAACATTCCTCCAAcatatttccaaaaatttttaatgtgATAAAGACTTTAAAcgttttattaatatttactAGAAGTAAAAAGGCGAATTTTGGTAGCAAGAAGAGTTTTCCGAATGTAGATTATCAGATAAATATTGAAGATAGGGAAGATCATTGTAAGCAGGTCGAAGTTACAGATTTTGCAGCAAAAAAGAGTGTTAGTGTTAaatataaggctaatattattgTTGAGTTTTTGTGA